In Vallicoccus soli, the following are encoded in one genomic region:
- a CDS encoding ABC transporter ATP-binding protein, which yields MSGARTLRSFTRDEAVARQRLAPGTARRILRFARPYRRQVAALLALVVADALIVVATPLLFKVIIDQGVAEGDRRLVVLVALGIALLAVVDAALSLTQRWFTARVGESLIFDLRTQVFDHVQRMPVAFFTRTQTGSLVSRLNTDVIGAQQAFTTTLSSTVSNVVSLVLVVATMLLLSWQITLVALLLLPVFVLPAKRVGRRLAAISREAMQLNAEMSQTMTERFNVSGALLVKLFGRMSEEADRFSAKAARVRDIGVTQAMYARVFFTALTLVASLATAVVYGVGGLLAIGGTLQVGTLVALSALLTRLYGPLTALSNVHVDVMTALVSFERVFEVLDLPPMVAERPGARPLPTGPATVEFDDVRFRYPAADEVSLASLESVAVLDATPSTEVLHGVSFAVGAGRTVALVGPSGAGKTTITGLVSRLYDVTGGAVRVAGEDVRDVTLASLHDAVGVVTQDAHLFHDTVRANLLYARPGATEEELRAACRAAQILDLVESLPEGFDTVVGDRGHRLSGGEKQRLAIARLLLKAPRVVVLDEATAHLDSESEALVQRALRTALVGRTALVIAHRLSTVREADEILVVERGRIAERGRHEQLLARGGLYAELYRTQFAGQQDTLHGPDGAGAEVVDGAGADGAGRHGAGGAGAAQSPGVAPPSTGSMTPVR from the coding sequence ATGAGCGGTGCCCGCACCCTGCGCTCGTTCACCCGCGACGAGGCGGTGGCGCGCCAGCGGCTCGCGCCGGGCACCGCCCGGCGGATCCTGCGCTTCGCACGGCCCTACCGCCGCCAGGTGGCCGCGCTGCTCGCGCTGGTCGTGGCGGACGCGCTCATCGTCGTGGCGACGCCGCTGCTGTTCAAGGTGATCATCGACCAGGGCGTCGCGGAGGGCGACCGCCGCCTCGTCGTGCTCGTCGCGCTCGGCATCGCGCTGCTCGCGGTCGTCGACGCGGCCCTCTCGCTCACCCAGCGCTGGTTCACCGCGCGGGTGGGGGAGTCGCTGATCTTCGACCTGCGCACGCAGGTGTTCGACCACGTGCAGCGGATGCCGGTCGCCTTCTTCACCCGCACCCAGACCGGCTCGCTGGTGTCGCGGCTCAACACCGACGTCATCGGCGCCCAGCAGGCGTTCACCACGACGCTGTCCTCGACGGTGTCGAACGTCGTGAGCCTCGTGCTCGTCGTCGCGACGATGCTGCTGCTCTCCTGGCAGATCACTCTCGTCGCGCTGCTGCTCCTGCCGGTGTTCGTGCTGCCGGCCAAGCGCGTCGGGCGCCGGCTGGCGGCCATCAGCCGCGAGGCGATGCAGCTCAACGCCGAGATGAGCCAGACGATGACCGAGCGGTTCAACGTCTCCGGCGCCCTGCTCGTCAAGCTCTTCGGGCGCATGTCGGAGGAGGCCGACCGCTTCTCGGCCAAGGCGGCCCGGGTGCGCGACATCGGCGTCACCCAGGCGATGTACGCCCGCGTCTTCTTCACCGCCCTCACGCTCGTCGCGTCACTGGCGACGGCGGTCGTGTACGGCGTGGGCGGCCTCCTGGCGATCGGCGGCACGCTGCAGGTGGGCACGCTCGTGGCGCTCAGCGCCCTGCTCACGCGGCTCTACGGCCCGCTCACCGCCCTGTCGAACGTCCACGTCGACGTCATGACGGCCCTGGTGAGCTTCGAGCGGGTGTTCGAGGTGCTCGACCTGCCGCCGATGGTCGCCGAGCGACCCGGCGCGCGCCCGCTGCCCACGGGGCCGGCCACCGTCGAGTTCGACGACGTGCGCTTCCGGTACCCGGCGGCGGACGAGGTGTCGCTCGCGTCGCTGGAGTCGGTCGCGGTGCTCGACGCGACGCCGTCGACGGAGGTGCTGCACGGCGTGTCGTTCGCCGTGGGCGCCGGGCGCACCGTCGCCCTCGTCGGCCCGTCCGGTGCCGGCAAGACGACCATCACCGGGCTCGTGTCGCGGCTGTACGACGTCACCGGCGGGGCGGTCCGGGTCGCCGGCGAGGACGTGCGCGACGTGACGCTCGCGTCGCTGCACGACGCGGTCGGCGTGGTGACGCAGGACGCGCACCTCTTCCACGACACGGTGCGCGCCAACCTGCTGTACGCCCGCCCGGGCGCCACCGAGGAGGAGCTGCGGGCCGCCTGCCGCGCCGCGCAGATCCTCGACCTCGTCGAGTCGCTGCCCGAGGGGTTCGACACGGTCGTCGGGGACCGGGGCCACCGGCTCTCCGGCGGGGAGAAGCAGCGCCTGGCCATCGCCCGGCTGCTGCTCAAGGCGCCGCGCGTCGTCGTGCTCGACGAGGCCACGGCCCACCTGGACTCCGAGTCCGAGGCGCTCGTGCAGCGCGCGCTGCGCACCGCCCTGGTCGGGCGGACCGCCCTCGTCATCGCGCACCGGCTCTCCACCGTCCGCGAGGCGGACGAGATCCTCGTCGTGGAGCGCGGGCGGATCGCCGAGCGCGGGCGGCACGAGCAGCTGCTGGCCCGCGGCGGGCTGTACGCCGAGCTCTACCGCACCCAGTTCGCCGGGCAGCAGGACACGCTGCACGGTCCGGACGGAGCCGGGGCCGAGGTGGTCGACGGGGCCGGCGCCGACGGGGCCGGGCGGCACGGCGCCGGGGGCGCCGGTGCGGCTCAGAGCCCGGGCGTGGCCCCGCCGTCGACCGGGAGCATGACGCCGGTCAGGTAG
- a CDS encoding SDR family oxidoreductase, with amino-acid sequence MDLGLTGRVVIVTGGSRGLGHATARVLVAEGARVVLCGRDEERAAAAAAELGGPEQALGVAADLAEPGVAERLVAAAHGRYGRLDGALVSVGGPPPGPTSALDDDVWRRAFETQFLGPLRVVRAVARQAGDEGGSIALVLSSSVRVPIEGLGASNGLRPGLAMVAKELAEELGPRGVRVNGLLPGRVDTERVRELDAATGRPAGARREREAAVPLRRYGTPEEFGRVAAFALSPAASYLTGVMLPVDGGATPGL; translated from the coding sequence GTGGACCTGGGGCTCACTGGACGCGTCGTCATCGTCACCGGCGGTTCGCGCGGCCTCGGCCACGCCACGGCGCGGGTCCTCGTCGCCGAGGGGGCGCGTGTGGTGCTCTGCGGGCGCGACGAGGAGCGGGCGGCCGCGGCGGCCGCCGAGCTCGGCGGGCCGGAGCAGGCGCTCGGCGTAGCCGCCGACCTCGCCGAGCCGGGCGTCGCGGAGCGGCTCGTCGCTGCGGCCCACGGGCGGTACGGCCGCCTCGACGGCGCGCTCGTCAGCGTCGGCGGACCCCCACCGGGCCCCACGAGCGCCCTCGACGACGACGTCTGGCGGCGCGCCTTCGAGACGCAGTTCCTCGGGCCCCTGCGCGTCGTGCGCGCCGTCGCGCGCCAAGCCGGCGACGAGGGCGGCTCGATCGCCCTCGTCCTGTCCAGCTCGGTGCGCGTGCCCATCGAGGGCCTCGGCGCGTCGAACGGGCTGCGCCCCGGCCTCGCCATGGTCGCCAAGGAGCTCGCCGAGGAGCTCGGCCCGCGGGGCGTGCGGGTCAACGGGCTGCTCCCCGGGCGCGTCGACACCGAGCGGGTGCGCGAGCTCGACGCCGCCACCGGTCGGCCCGCCGGCGCCCGGCGCGAGCGCGAGGCGGCCGTGCCGCTGCGCCGGTACGGCACCCCGGAGGAGTTCGGCCGGGTCGCGGCGTTCGCGCTCTCCCCCGCCGCGTCCTACCTGACCGGCGTCATGCTCCCGGTCGACGGCGGGGCCACGCCCGGGCTCTGA
- a CDS encoding SRPBCC family protein, with amino-acid sequence MGVVRGSLRVGASGPQAPDVAWERYARPALWSTWAPQIRAVECDAPRLVAGARGSVVAAVPSPVAVRLPFTVTDVDEPGRTWSWTVGPRVLPLHLQHGVEPAEGGGSSTWLVLHGPWPVIAAYAPLARLALRRLVR; translated from the coding sequence GTGGGCGTCGTACGGGGCTCGCTGCGCGTCGGGGCGAGCGGTCCCCAGGCGCCGGACGTGGCGTGGGAGCGGTACGCCCGCCCCGCCCTCTGGTCCACCTGGGCCCCGCAGATCCGCGCGGTCGAGTGCGACGCCCCGCGCCTGGTCGCCGGGGCGCGCGGCAGCGTGGTCGCCGCGGTGCCCTCGCCGGTCGCGGTGCGCCTGCCCTTCACGGTCACCGACGTCGACGAGCCCGGCCGGACCTGGTCCTGGACCGTCGGCCCGCGCGTCCTGCCCCTGCACCTGCAGCACGGCGTCGAGCCCGCCGAGGGCGGCGGGAGCAGCACCTGGCTGGTGCTGCACGGCCCATGGCCGGTCATCGCCGCGTACGCTCCCCTCGCCCGCCTCGCCCTCCGGCGGCTCGTGCGCTGA
- a CDS encoding ABC-F family ATP-binding cassette domain-containing protein, which produces MITAHDVELRAGARILLSGATFRVAPGDRVGLVGRNGAGKTTLTRCLAGEGQPVAGSITRSGEVGYLPQDPRTGDLDVLARDRILSARGLDEVIARMRRTEGEMASVDPETHDRAMGRYARLEAEFLAKGGYAAESEAATISSSLGLPDRVLEQPLHTLSGGQRRRVELARILFSDAQTLLLDEPTNHLDADSIVWLRDYLMAYRGGFVVISHDVDLVEKCVNRVFYLDANRSVIDVYNMGWKAYLQQRETDERRRHRERANAEKKAAALMAQSDKMRAKATKTVAAQNMARRAERLLSGLEEVRAHDKVAKLRFPKPAPCGRTPLMASGLSKSYGSLEIFTDVDLAIDRGSRVVILGLNGAGKTTLLRLLGGVERPDTGGVEPGHGLKLGYYAQEHETLDPERTVLENMRSAAPDLPEVEARRTLGSFLFSGDDVDKPARVLSGGEKTRLALATLVVSSANVLLLDEPTNNLDPASREEILGALRSYEGAVVLVTHDEGAVEALDPERVVLLPDGVEDLWNPEYADLVSLA; this is translated from the coding sequence GTGATCACCGCCCACGACGTCGAGCTGCGCGCCGGCGCCCGCATCCTGCTGTCCGGGGCGACCTTCCGCGTCGCGCCCGGTGACCGCGTCGGCCTCGTCGGGCGCAACGGCGCCGGCAAGACCACGCTCACCCGCTGCCTCGCCGGGGAGGGCCAGCCGGTCGCCGGGTCCATCACGCGCTCCGGCGAGGTCGGCTACCTTCCGCAGGACCCGCGCACCGGGGACCTCGACGTGCTGGCCCGCGACCGCATCCTGTCCGCCCGCGGGCTCGACGAGGTGATCGCGCGGATGCGCCGCACCGAGGGCGAGATGGCCAGCGTCGACCCCGAGACGCACGACCGTGCGATGGGGCGGTACGCGCGGCTCGAGGCGGAGTTCCTGGCCAAGGGCGGCTACGCCGCGGAGTCCGAGGCCGCCACCATCTCCTCCAGCCTCGGCCTGCCCGACCGGGTCCTCGAGCAGCCGCTGCACACGCTCTCCGGCGGCCAGCGCCGGCGCGTGGAGCTGGCGCGGATCCTCTTCAGCGACGCGCAGACGCTGCTGCTCGACGAGCCGACGAACCACCTCGACGCCGACTCGATCGTGTGGCTGCGCGACTACCTCATGGCGTACAGGGGCGGCTTCGTGGTGATCAGCCACGACGTCGACCTCGTCGAGAAGTGCGTCAACCGGGTGTTCTACCTCGACGCCAACCGGTCGGTCATCGACGTCTACAACATGGGCTGGAAGGCGTACCTCCAGCAGCGCGAGACCGACGAGCGGCGCCGGCACCGCGAGCGCGCCAACGCGGAGAAGAAGGCGGCCGCGCTCATGGCGCAGTCGGACAAGATGCGGGCCAAGGCCACCAAGACCGTCGCCGCGCAGAACATGGCCCGGCGGGCCGAGCGGCTGCTCTCGGGCCTGGAGGAGGTCCGCGCGCACGACAAGGTGGCCAAGCTGCGCTTCCCCAAGCCCGCCCCCTGCGGGAGGACCCCGCTCATGGCCAGCGGCCTCAGCAAGTCGTACGGGTCGCTGGAGATCTTCACCGACGTCGACCTGGCGATCGACCGCGGCTCGCGCGTGGTGATCCTGGGGCTGAACGGCGCGGGCAAGACGACCCTGCTGCGCCTGCTCGGCGGGGTGGAGCGCCCCGACACCGGCGGCGTCGAGCCCGGGCACGGGCTCAAGCTCGGCTACTACGCGCAGGAGCACGAGACGCTCGACCCGGAGCGCACCGTGCTGGAGAACATGCGCAGCGCGGCGCCCGACCTGCCCGAGGTCGAGGCGCGGCGCACGCTGGGGTCGTTCCTCTTCAGCGGCGACGACGTCGACAAGCCGGCGCGGGTCCTCTCCGGCGGGGAGAAGACGCGCCTCGCGCTCGCCACGCTCGTCGTGTCCAGCGCCAACGTGCTGCTGCTCGACGAGCCGACGAACAACCTCGACCCGGCGAGCCGCGAGGAGATCCTCGGGGCGCTGCGCTCGTACGAGGGGGCGGTCGTCCTGGTGACCCACGACGAGGGCGCCGTCGAGGCCCTCGACCCCGAGCGCGTCGTGCTGCTCCCCGACGGCGTCGAGGACCTGTGGAACCCGGAGTACGCGGACCTGGTGTCGCTCGCCTGA
- a CDS encoding acVLRF1 family peptidyl-tRNA hydrolase, translating to MHVAPERLERWLATFAERHGGAAPRDGRWVAGDGSWAVVGDPPPARLGLLLVRRGGFAAGVADGPRLVASKVGRRRVQGRTAAGGWSQQRFARRREGQARELAGAAADLAARLLLPAAYDLLVTGGDRPLVGEVLADPRLAPLRPLVAERVLDVPDPRLDVLRDALATARAVPVRVHDVLRDGPPAP from the coding sequence GTGCACGTCGCCCCGGAGCGCCTCGAGCGCTGGCTGGCGACCTTCGCCGAGCGGCACGGCGGGGCGGCGCCGCGGGACGGGCGGTGGGTCGCGGGCGACGGCTCGTGGGCGGTCGTCGGCGACCCACCGCCCGCGCGGCTCGGGCTGCTGCTGGTGCGCCGCGGCGGCTTCGCCGCGGGGGTCGCCGACGGCCCCCGGCTCGTGGCCTCGAAGGTGGGGCGCCGGCGCGTGCAGGGCCGCACGGCCGCCGGCGGCTGGTCGCAGCAGCGCTTCGCCCGACGCCGGGAGGGGCAGGCCCGCGAGCTCGCCGGCGCGGCCGCCGACCTCGCCGCGCGCCTGCTGCTGCCCGCCGCGTACGACCTGCTGGTCACCGGGGGCGACCGCCCCCTCGTCGGGGAGGTGCTCGCCGACCCGCGCCTGGCGCCGCTGCGCCCGCTCGTGGCGGAGCGGGTGCTCGACGTGCCCGACCCGCGGCTCGACGTCCTGCGCGACGCGCTCGCCACGGCCCGCGCGGTGCCGGTGCGGGTGCACGACGTGCTGCGCGACGGGCCGCCGGCGCCGTGA
- a CDS encoding metal-sulfur cluster assembly factor, which yields MTDVTDRPVDVGDIEEAMRDVVDPELGINVVDLGLLYGVTLPGDRTVTLDMTLTSAACPLTDVIEDQTNSALDGLVDEVRINWVWMPPWGPDKITEDGREQLRALGFNV from the coding sequence ATGACCGACGTGACCGACCGCCCCGTCGACGTGGGCGACATCGAGGAGGCCATGCGCGACGTCGTCGACCCCGAGCTCGGGATCAACGTCGTCGACCTGGGCCTGCTCTACGGCGTGACGCTGCCGGGCGACCGCACCGTCACGCTCGACATGACCCTGACGTCCGCGGCCTGCCCGCTGACCGACGTCATCGAGGACCAGACGAACTCCGCCCTCGACGGCCTGGTCGACGAGGTCCGGATCAACTGGGTCTGGATGCCGCCGTGGGGCCCGGACAAGATCACCGAGGACGGCCGCGAGCAGCTGCGTGCCCTCGGCTTCAACGTCTGA
- a CDS encoding DUF4397 domain-containing protein, with the protein MLRRTSTLALAAAAGTAALGLGALPAVASSSGDATVTVIHGVALPDAATVDVWAGEEVLLDDFAYQDLETVSVPAGTYDLYVTAPDAEDTSAAIITAEGVEVPAGANASVVANAAGGTPNLAVFVNDTSAPEDGSARVTARHTADAPAVDVLVNGAPAFSGLEPLAEQSAEVPAGTVDVEVQAGGSAVPGLSAEGLALEPGVAYFAYAVGDGENGYALLTQTIDTGEGGAPGEVPAGDGSSAPAPYGYLALAGLGALVLGGAAVRVARR; encoded by the coding sequence ATGCTCCGCAGGACCAGCACCCTCGCCCTCGCCGCCGCAGCCGGCACCGCCGCGCTCGGCCTCGGTGCCCTGCCCGCCGTCGCGTCCTCGTCCGGCGACGCGACGGTCACCGTGATTCACGGCGTCGCGCTCCCGGACGCCGCGACCGTCGACGTCTGGGCCGGCGAGGAGGTGCTCCTGGACGACTTCGCGTACCAGGACCTCGAGACGGTCTCCGTGCCGGCCGGCACGTACGACCTCTACGTCACCGCGCCGGACGCCGAGGACACCTCCGCCGCGATCATCACGGCCGAGGGCGTCGAGGTGCCCGCGGGGGCGAACGCCAGCGTGGTGGCCAACGCCGCCGGCGGCACCCCCAACCTGGCCGTCTTCGTCAACGACACCAGCGCGCCGGAGGACGGCTCGGCCCGCGTCACCGCCCGCCACACCGCGGACGCGCCCGCGGTCGACGTGCTCGTCAACGGCGCGCCGGCGTTCTCCGGCCTCGAGCCGCTCGCCGAGCAGTCCGCGGAGGTCCCGGCGGGCACCGTCGACGTCGAGGTGCAGGCGGGCGGCTCGGCGGTGCCGGGCCTGTCGGCCGAGGGCCTCGCGCTCGAGCCGGGCGTGGCGTACTTCGCCTACGCGGTCGGCGACGGCGAGAACGGCTACGCGCTGCTGACCCAGACCATCGACACGGGCGAGGGCGGCGCGCCGGGCGAGGTGCCGGCGGGCGACGGCTCCAGCGCCCCCGCCCCCTACGGCTACCTGGCCCTCGCCGGGCTCGGCGCCCTCGTCCTCGGCGGCGCCGCGGTGCGGGTCGCGCGCCGCTGA
- the ypfJ gene encoding KPN_02809 family neutral zinc metallopeptidase, with the protein MDFDDRRVDVGGVQDRRGGGLRGGGLRGGGLRGGGLRRGGRGVPVAVGGGGLGVVGLLLVLAVNLLGGGGGAGGGGFDLSQVQPGVLGSGPLAGGESTAELEERCNGEGALERYADCFVIKVSNEVDEVWTEELPAATGVDYRPPSLVFFSGGTSTGCGGASSEVGPFYCPPDEAIFLDLDFLDQLQAQFGAEGRYATAYIVAHEAGHHLQTLLGTERQVRAAQQAGPDRRNALSVALELQADCYAGVWGRQADDRGNLSVTGAEVDQALRAAAAVGDDRIQQRTQGRVDPESWTHGSAEQRRSWYERGFTTGDPAACDTFAR; encoded by the coding sequence GTGGACTTCGACGACAGGCGGGTGGACGTCGGCGGCGTGCAGGACCGGCGGGGCGGCGGGCTGCGGGGCGGCGGGCTGCGGGGCGGCGGGCTGCGGGGCGGCGGGCTGCGCCGCGGGGGCCGGGGCGTCCCCGTCGCGGTGGGTGGCGGCGGGCTCGGGGTGGTCGGGCTGCTGCTGGTGCTCGCCGTGAACCTCCTGGGCGGTGGCGGCGGGGCCGGCGGCGGCGGGTTCGACCTGTCGCAGGTCCAGCCGGGCGTGCTGGGCAGCGGTCCGCTGGCCGGCGGCGAGAGCACGGCGGAGCTCGAGGAGCGCTGCAACGGCGAGGGCGCGCTGGAGCGCTACGCCGACTGCTTCGTCATCAAGGTCTCGAACGAGGTCGACGAGGTCTGGACCGAGGAGCTGCCGGCGGCCACCGGCGTGGACTACCGCCCGCCGTCGCTGGTGTTCTTCTCGGGCGGCACCAGCACCGGCTGCGGCGGGGCGTCCTCCGAGGTCGGGCCGTTCTACTGCCCGCCCGACGAGGCGATCTTCCTCGACCTGGACTTCCTCGACCAGCTGCAGGCGCAGTTCGGTGCGGAGGGCCGCTACGCGACGGCGTACATCGTGGCCCACGAGGCGGGCCACCACCTGCAGACCCTCCTCGGGACCGAGCGGCAGGTGCGGGCCGCGCAGCAGGCCGGCCCCGACCGGCGGAACGCCCTGTCCGTGGCCCTGGAGCTGCAGGCCGACTGCTACGCGGGGGTGTGGGGGCGCCAGGCGGACGACCGCGGCAACCTCAGCGTCACCGGGGCCGAGGTGGACCAGGCGCTGCGCGCGGCGGCCGCGGTCGGCGACGACCGCATCCAGCAGCGCACGCAGGGCCGGGTCGACCCGGAGTCGTGGACGCACGGGTCGGCCGAGCAGCGCCGCTCGTGGTACGAGCGCGGCTTCACGACCGGCGACCCCGCCGCCTGCGACACCTTCGCGCGCTGA
- a CDS encoding helix-turn-helix domain-containing protein has product MADTVKKGARVTGDDRSRLAGELQEKYASGTSIRALAEETGRSYGFVHRILSESGTQLRGRGGATRGRATGA; this is encoded by the coding sequence GTGGCCGACACCGTCAAGAAGGGTGCCCGCGTGACGGGCGACGACCGCAGCCGCCTCGCCGGCGAGCTCCAGGAGAAGTACGCCTCCGGGACGAGCATCCGGGCCCTCGCCGAGGAGACCGGCCGCTCGTACGGGTTCGTGCACCGGATCCTCAGCGAGTCGGGCACGCAGCTGCGCGGGCGCGGGGGCGCCACGCGCGGGCGGGCCACCGGCGCCTGA
- a CDS encoding GTP-binding protein, producing the protein MPDRPVPVVPLATVDPLLRDAAAGALLLDVPGAVVVRHDLADGALRRVVHDLGGVREDVVRPLEHACLGCALREDVLPTLDRVAPGARAVVLALPVGAGPRPVLAALRPRGRGGARRAWRGAALVTAVDPHGLVDDLLGDDLLAERGLALAADDRRGVGEALAQQVEAAGALLLPRPAPPRADALLEHLAPAARRALLHACGAGDLLAASPDPAALRGDELPRSVPAPRDGVSTLDLRSHRPLHPERLREELEALGGGPVRGRGRLRLASRPGTAVAWDGAGGQLSIGSVPAGAGPATGSRLLLTGVDLDAVALATAFGRTPLTDAELALGTAWWSTREDGYGPWLGEQEGVR; encoded by the coding sequence GTGCCCGACCGACCCGTCCCCGTCGTCCCGCTGGCCACCGTCGACCCGCTGCTGCGCGACGCCGCGGCCGGTGCGCTGCTGCTCGACGTGCCCGGCGCCGTGGTCGTGCGGCACGACCTCGCCGACGGGGCGCTGCGCCGCGTCGTGCACGACCTGGGCGGCGTCCGGGAGGACGTCGTGCGCCCGCTGGAGCACGCCTGCCTCGGGTGCGCCCTGCGCGAGGACGTCCTGCCCACCCTGGACCGGGTGGCGCCCGGCGCGCGCGCCGTCGTGCTCGCGCTGCCCGTCGGGGCCGGGCCCCGGCCGGTGCTCGCCGCGCTGCGACCTAGGGGCCGCGGGGGCGCGCGGCGCGCCTGGCGCGGTGCGGCGCTCGTCACGGCCGTCGACCCCCACGGGCTCGTGGACGACCTGCTCGGCGACGACCTGCTCGCCGAGCGCGGCCTCGCCCTGGCCGCCGACGACCGCCGCGGCGTCGGCGAGGCCCTCGCGCAGCAGGTGGAGGCGGCCGGTGCGCTGCTGCTCCCCCGCCCGGCGCCGCCACGGGCCGACGCCCTCCTGGAGCACCTCGCGCCGGCGGCGCGCCGGGCCCTGCTGCACGCCTGCGGTGCCGGCGACCTGCTCGCCGCGTCCCCGGACCCGGCCGCCCTGCGCGGCGACGAGCTGCCCCGCTCGGTCCCGGCGCCGCGCGACGGGGTGAGCACGCTCGACCTGCGCTCGCACCGGCCGCTGCACCCGGAGCGGCTGCGCGAGGAGCTCGAGGCGCTCGGCGGCGGTCCGGTGCGCGGGCGCGGGCGCCTGCGGCTCGCCAGCCGGCCCGGCACCGCCGTGGCCTGGGACGGCGCCGGCGGCCAGCTCAGCATCGGCAGCGTGCCCGCCGGGGCCGGCCCGGCGACGGGGTCGCGGCTCCTGCTCACCGGCGTGGACCTCGACGCGGTGGCGCTGGCCACGGCGTTCGGGCGGACCCCGCTCACCGACGCCGAGCTGGCGCTCGGCACCGCCTGGTGGAGCACCCGCGAGGACGGGTACGGCCCGTGGCTCGGCGAGCAGGAGGGGGTCAGGTGA
- the sufU gene encoding Fe-S cluster assembly sulfur transfer protein SufU, producing the protein MSVEALYQDLILDHYRNPHRRGLRDPYDAQVHHVNPTCGDEVTLRVRLDGDVVTDVSYEGEGCSISQASTSVMTDLVVGRPLAEGLAKGEAFLALLQSRGRVEPDEEVLEDAVAFAGVSRYPARVKCALLGWMAWKDAVGRATGTSEGSTA; encoded by the coding sequence ATGAGCGTCGAGGCCTTGTACCAGGACCTGATCCTGGACCACTACCGCAACCCGCACCGCCGCGGCCTGCGCGACCCGTACGACGCGCAGGTGCACCACGTGAACCCGACGTGCGGCGACGAGGTGACCCTGCGGGTCCGCCTCGACGGCGACGTCGTCACCGACGTGTCGTACGAGGGCGAGGGCTGCTCGATCAGCCAGGCCTCGACGTCGGTGATGACGGACCTGGTCGTCGGGCGCCCGCTCGCCGAGGGGCTGGCGAAGGGCGAGGCGTTCCTCGCCCTGCTGCAGTCCCGCGGCCGGGTCGAGCCCGACGAGGAGGTGCTCGAGGACGCCGTGGCGTTCGCGGGCGTCTCGCGCTACCCGGCGCGCGTGAAGTGCGCCCTGCTCGGCTGGATGGCGTGGAAGGACGCCGTCGGCCGGGCCACCGGAACCAGCGAGGGGAGCACAGCATGA
- a CDS encoding class F sortase: MRRRSGRVRRRDLAGLAGGAALLVSGLGLWAGSGAQVRADVGALPAPVPSAAPEPVVTATASPRAPAPSRAPRPVRATPFAPPSAAFVPERLVLPAVDVDQPVVPVAAGAGVLDVPEDPDVVGWWRDGARPGSGVGSAVLVGHVDSARYGRGPLARVVDLRPGDRAELGGRRVQGGAGERSYEVVAVRTFVKERLPAERLFTARGPERLVVVTCGGSYDRDRGGWDSNVVVVLEPV; the protein is encoded by the coding sequence GTGCGACGCCGGAGCGGCCGCGTCCGCCGGCGGGACCTCGCGGGTCTCGCCGGCGGCGCGGCCCTGCTCGTGAGCGGGCTCGGGCTCTGGGCCGGCTCGGGCGCGCAGGTGCGCGCGGACGTGGGCGCGCTGCCCGCGCCCGTGCCGAGCGCCGCGCCCGAGCCGGTGGTCACCGCCACCGCGAGCCCACGGGCCCCGGCCCCGTCGCGGGCGCCGCGGCCGGTGCGGGCCACGCCGTTCGCGCCGCCGTCCGCGGCGTTCGTGCCGGAGCGCCTCGTGCTCCCGGCGGTGGACGTGGACCAGCCCGTCGTGCCGGTGGCCGCCGGCGCCGGCGTGCTCGACGTCCCGGAGGACCCGGACGTCGTCGGCTGGTGGCGCGACGGCGCCCGCCCGGGCAGCGGCGTCGGCAGCGCCGTGCTCGTGGGGCACGTGGACAGCGCCCGGTACGGCCGCGGCCCGCTCGCGCGCGTCGTCGACCTCCGCCCGGGCGACCGCGCCGAGCTCGGCGGCCGGCGGGTCCAGGGCGGGGCGGGGGAGCGGTCGTACGAGGTCGTCGCCGTCCGCACGTTCGTCAAGGAGCGGCTGCCGGCCGAGCGGCTCTTCACCGCCCGGGGGCCGGAGCGGCTCGTCGTCGTGACGTGCGGCGGGTCGTACGACCGCGACCGCGGCGGCTGGGACAGCAACGTGGTGGTGGTCCTCGAGCCGGTGTGA